Proteins encoded in a region of the Nocardia asteroides genome:
- a CDS encoding DUF4307 domain-containing protein encodes MSQPAPETGGDAKAAAASPSRPPADRYGIRPRKPRRWVALALGVVVVLAGLGVAYLGYQKYGPDDIEAEQLGYVVVDDSTMTIRLKVTRADPERPVVCFVRAMARDGSELGRREVLIEPSGSGTVELTTVVRSSARPASGSVYACSDQVPGYLRAG; translated from the coding sequence ATGAGCCAGCCCGCGCCGGAAACCGGCGGTGACGCGAAGGCCGCGGCGGCGTCCCCGAGCCGACCCCCGGCCGACCGGTACGGCATCCGGCCCCGCAAGCCGCGCCGCTGGGTCGCGCTGGCGCTCGGCGTGGTCGTGGTGCTCGCCGGGCTGGGCGTCGCCTACCTCGGGTACCAGAAGTACGGGCCGGACGACATCGAGGCCGAGCAGCTCGGCTACGTCGTCGTCGACGACTCGACCATGACCATCCGGCTCAAGGTCACCCGCGCCGACCCCGAGCGGCCGGTGGTGTGTTTCGTCCGCGCGATGGCGCGCGACGGCTCCGAACTCGGCCGCCGTGAAGTGCTGATCGAGCCGTCGGGCAGCGGCACCGTCGAGCTGACCACCGTGGTGCGCTCGTCGGCGCGACCGGCCTCGGGCAGTGTGTACGCGTGCAGCGATCAGGTGCCCGGCTATCTGCGGGCTGGCTGA
- a CDS encoding cystathionine gamma-synthase: protein MSELGFSTRAVHAGYEPDPQTGAVNVPIYASSTFAQDGVGGLRGGFEYARTGNPTRSVLEANLAALESGRYGRAFASGMAATDCALRATLRPGDHIVIPDDAYGGTFRLIDKVFSQWGIEHSPAHVFNVDEMRAAIRPNTKLVWIETPTNPLLSIGDIPALADVAHAAGAKLVVDNTFATPYLQQPLLLGADIVVHSTTKYLGGHSDVIGGALITDDPELDAAFAFLQNGAGAVPGPFDAFLTLRGAKTLALRMDRHCDNAETIAEFLSRHPSISQVIYPGLPEHPGHAVAGKQMRRFGGMISVRLHGDVEAARKFCSRTEVFTLAESLGGIESLIEHPAAMTHASTEGSELEVPADLVRLSVGIEDVSDLLADIEQALS, encoded by the coding sequence ATGAGCGAGCTGGGATTCTCCACACGGGCCGTGCACGCCGGGTATGAACCCGATCCGCAGACCGGCGCGGTGAATGTGCCCATCTACGCGAGTTCGACGTTCGCCCAGGACGGCGTGGGCGGGTTGCGCGGCGGATTCGAATACGCCCGCACCGGCAACCCGACGCGCTCGGTGCTGGAGGCGAACCTCGCCGCGCTGGAATCGGGCCGCTACGGCCGGGCGTTCGCCTCCGGCATGGCCGCGACCGACTGTGCGCTGCGCGCCACGCTGCGTCCGGGCGATCACATCGTGATCCCCGACGACGCCTACGGCGGCACCTTCCGGCTGATCGACAAGGTCTTCAGCCAGTGGGGCATCGAGCATTCCCCCGCGCACGTGTTCAACGTGGACGAGATGCGCGCCGCGATCCGGCCGAACACCAAGCTGGTGTGGATCGAGACGCCCACCAACCCGCTGCTGAGCATCGGCGACATTCCCGCCCTCGCCGACGTCGCGCACGCCGCGGGCGCGAAACTGGTGGTGGACAACACCTTCGCGACCCCCTATCTGCAGCAGCCGTTGCTGCTGGGCGCCGACATCGTGGTGCACTCCACCACCAAGTACCTCGGCGGTCACTCCGACGTCATCGGCGGCGCGCTGATCACCGACGATCCCGAACTCGACGCGGCGTTCGCGTTCCTGCAGAACGGCGCGGGCGCGGTCCCTGGCCCGTTCGACGCCTTCCTCACGCTGCGTGGCGCCAAGACCCTCGCCCTGCGGATGGACCGGCACTGCGACAACGCCGAAACCATCGCCGAATTCCTCTCCCGGCACCCGTCGATCTCGCAGGTGATCTATCCCGGCCTGCCGGAGCACCCGGGCCATGCCGTCGCGGGCAAGCAGATGCGGCGGTTCGGCGGGATGATCTCGGTGCGCCTGCACGGCGATGTCGAGGCGGCCCGCAAGTTCTGCTCGCGGACCGAGGTGTTCACCCTCGCCGAATCACTGGGCGGCATCGAGTCGCTGATCGAGCATCCGGCCGCGATGACGCACGCCTCCACCGAGGGTTCCGAGCTGGAGGTTCCCGCGGATCTGGTGCGGCTTTCGGTGGGTATCGAGGATGTCAGCGACCTGCTCGCGGACATCGAGCAGGCATTGAGCTAA
- the greA gene encoding transcription elongation factor GreA, protein MTETQVTWLTPESHDRLKSELDALIANRPVIAAEINERREEGDLKENGGYHAAREEQGQQEARIRQLQELLNNAKVGVAPTKSGVALPGSVVKVYYDGDETDTETFLIATREEGLSDSKLETYSPNSPLGGALIDAKVGETREYTLPNGNTMKVTLISAEPYHS, encoded by the coding sequence ATGACTGAGACGCAAGTGACCTGGCTGACCCCGGAGTCGCACGACAGGCTCAAGAGCGAACTCGACGCGCTCATCGCCAATCGTCCGGTCATCGCCGCCGAGATCAACGAACGCCGGGAAGAGGGCGACCTCAAGGAGAACGGCGGATACCACGCCGCGCGCGAGGAGCAGGGTCAGCAGGAGGCGCGCATTCGCCAGCTGCAGGAGCTGCTGAACAACGCCAAGGTCGGCGTCGCGCCGACCAAGTCCGGCGTCGCGCTTCCCGGGTCGGTCGTCAAGGTCTACTACGACGGCGACGAGACGGACACCGAAACCTTCCTGATCGCCACCCGTGAGGAGGGTCTCAGCGATTCGAAGCTGGAGACCTACTCGCCGAACTCCCCGCTCGGCGGCGCGCTCATCGACGCCAAGGTGGGCGAGACCAGGGAATACACGCTGCCCAACGGCAACACGATGAAGGTCACGCTGATCAGCGCCGAGCCCTACCACAGCTGA
- a CDS encoding FAD-binding oxidoreductase: MTFDELRAELPGRVLVAGDESFETAARPWTTTVEQPVAAVVRANDADDVATVLRYAGRAGVPVVTQPTGHGASGGVPEAILLRTGQLDGIEIDAERRVARVGAGAPWGRVQAAAARHGLTGLAGSNPVVGVTGYTLGGGMSWFGRKHGWASDAVRAFEVVDAAGARRRVTAEDDPDLFWALRGGGGDFAVVTALEFDLFPARELFGGRVLWPETRIREVFDVFREITAAAPEELTVWFQRLQIPDAPPMVGVDAVYLGDPDRGRAALARLDAIGNPILDKRGVFGAADIGAVTAEPTNPSPSLSRAEQLTDLGDAVVKTLIDGPVAPLANVQIRHLGGAFAEGRPDSGVRGPIAEPYLLYCLGLGLPHLAEAVKARRIAIVDAVSGQISGHKPYTFLTPDESAAAAFDSATLARLREIKRARDPHGVIRANYPVLD, from the coding sequence ATGACATTCGACGAACTGCGGGCCGAGCTGCCCGGCCGTGTGCTTGTGGCCGGTGACGAGAGCTTCGAGACCGCGGCCCGGCCGTGGACGACGACGGTCGAGCAACCGGTGGCCGCCGTGGTGCGGGCAAACGATGCCGACGACGTCGCGACCGTGCTCCGGTACGCCGGCCGCGCGGGCGTGCCGGTGGTCACCCAGCCGACCGGCCACGGCGCCTCCGGTGGGGTACCGGAGGCGATTCTGCTGCGCACCGGACAGTTGGACGGCATCGAGATCGACGCCGAGCGGCGGGTGGCGCGCGTCGGCGCGGGGGCGCCGTGGGGCCGGGTGCAGGCTGCCGCCGCCAGGCACGGGTTGACCGGCCTGGCGGGCAGCAACCCGGTCGTCGGCGTGACCGGCTACACCCTCGGCGGCGGCATGAGCTGGTTCGGCCGCAAACACGGCTGGGCCAGCGACGCCGTGCGCGCGTTCGAGGTCGTCGACGCCGCGGGCGCCCGGCGACGGGTCACGGCGGAGGACGATCCGGACCTGTTCTGGGCGCTGCGCGGCGGCGGAGGCGACTTCGCCGTGGTGACCGCGCTCGAGTTCGACCTGTTCCCCGCACGGGAGCTGTTCGGCGGCCGCGTGCTCTGGCCGGAAACGCGGATACGCGAGGTCTTCGACGTCTTCCGGGAGATCACCGCCGCCGCGCCGGAGGAGCTGACCGTGTGGTTCCAGCGCCTCCAGATCCCGGACGCACCGCCCATGGTCGGTGTGGACGCCGTCTACCTGGGCGACCCGGATCGAGGACGCGCCGCGCTCGCGCGGCTGGACGCCATCGGGAATCCGATCCTGGACAAGCGCGGCGTGTTCGGGGCCGCCGACATCGGTGCCGTCACCGCCGAACCCACGAACCCGAGCCCGTCGCTCTCCCGGGCAGAGCAGCTCACCGATCTCGGCGACGCCGTGGTCAAGACTCTGATCGATGGACCGGTCGCCCCGCTGGCCAACGTGCAGATCCGTCACCTGGGCGGCGCCTTCGCCGAAGGCAGGCCGGACAGTGGCGTACGCGGCCCGATCGCCGAGCCCTACCTGCTCTACTGCCTGGGGCTGGGGCTGCCGCATCTCGCCGAGGCGGTCAAGGCCCGGCGCATCGCCATCGTGGACGCGGTGAGCGGGCAGATCAGCGGCCATAAGCCGTACACGTTCCTGACGCCGGACGAATCCGCCGCCGCCGCTTTCGATTCGGCGACGCTGGCCCGGCTGCGCGAGATCAAGCGCGCCCGGGACCCGCACGGCGTCATCCGGGCCAACTACCCGGTGCTCGATTGA
- the mca gene encoding mycothiol conjugate amidase Mca, with amino-acid sequence MAVHAHPDDESSKGAATTARYADEGHDVLVVTLTGGERGSILNPAMDTPGVLERIHEIRREEMAAAARALGVRQHWLGFVDSGLPEGDPLPPLPEGCFALVSLEEATEALVRVVREFKPHVMTTYDETGGYPHPDHIRCHEVSMAAFEAAGDPERFPDAGEPWTPLKLYYDHGFSMRRMEVFSAEYERLGEPFPLQEWLDRMRQYTAERGDMMSRITTQIECSKYFPQRDDALRAHATQIDPNGAFFAIPLEMQQRLWPTEEFELAKTRVRTELPETDLFAGIEDERS; translated from the coding sequence ATGGCGGTGCATGCCCACCCAGACGACGAATCCAGCAAGGGTGCCGCGACGACCGCCCGCTACGCAGACGAGGGACACGACGTCCTCGTCGTGACGCTGACCGGCGGAGAGCGCGGAAGCATCCTGAACCCGGCCATGGACACCCCGGGCGTTCTGGAGCGGATCCACGAGATCCGCCGCGAGGAGATGGCCGCCGCTGCCCGCGCGCTCGGTGTTCGCCAGCACTGGCTCGGATTCGTCGACTCGGGGCTGCCGGAGGGCGACCCGTTGCCGCCGCTGCCCGAGGGCTGCTTCGCGCTGGTTTCGCTGGAGGAGGCCACCGAGGCCCTGGTGCGCGTGGTGCGCGAGTTCAAGCCGCACGTGATGACCACCTACGACGAGACCGGCGGCTACCCGCATCCCGACCACATCCGCTGCCACGAGGTGTCGATGGCGGCGTTCGAGGCGGCGGGCGACCCGGAGCGCTTCCCCGACGCGGGCGAGCCGTGGACGCCGCTCAAGCTGTACTACGACCACGGGTTCAGCATGCGGCGGATGGAGGTGTTCTCCGCGGAGTACGAGCGGCTCGGGGAACCGTTCCCGCTCCAGGAGTGGCTGGACCGGATGCGCCAGTACACCGCGGAGCGCGGTGACATGATGTCCCGGATCACCACCCAGATCGAGTGCTCCAAGTACTTCCCGCAACGCGACGACGCCTTGCGCGCGCACGCGACGCAAATCGACCCGAACGGCGCCTTCTTCGCCATTCCGCTGGAGATGCAGCAGCGGCTGTGGCCGACCGAGGAGTTCGAGCTGGCCAAGACCCGGGTGCGCACCGAGCTGCCGGAAACCGACCTGTTCGCGGGCATCGAGGACGAGCGGTCGTGA